In Runella sp. SP2, the genomic window TCTTTTCCATTAAAATCAAAATTTCCTAAAAGCCCCACAAAAATCCGTGAAATATAATGCTCGTCAATCGCTACACGCATTTTAAAACCATCCAAGTCATCAATTTGGCCAATGTTTTGTCCTTGGCTGATGTTTGACCCTACTTCTACGTCAATCGACGACAACATCCCGCTTACGGGTGCTTTTACCACTAAGTTATCGAGGGTTTGACGCCACAATTCCACGTTTTTCTGAGTACGCACCAGCGTTCCTTCCAGCTGTGAAATCTGCATTTTGGCGTTTTCTTCTTGATAGTTTTGCGACTCTGTTTCAATATCACGTTGTTTTACCAACAATTCGTAATCACGCTTCGACTTCAAAAAATCAGACTCAGGAATGACCTTGTCTTTGAACAACTTTTGGTTACGGTCGTAACTATCTTTGGCTTGATCAATTCTAAAATCAAGGTCATTGAGTGTACGACGCATATTAAATCGGTTGACGCGCAACTGCTGGCGGGTATTTTGAAGGTCGTTGACCAATCGACTTGCTTCGGTTTCTGATTGCAAGAAGTTAAGCTTCAAGTTTTGGTTTTCAAGGCGCAAAAGCACTTGGCCTTGGCTTACCATACTCCCCCCTTCTACTATTTTTTCTTTCACGTATCCGCCCACAATCGCGTCAAGGCGAATCGTTTTGAGGGGTTGAACTACGCCCGTTACCACAATAAATTCATCAAACGACCCCGTTGAAACGCTTGATACCGTCAATTTATCGGCTTCTACGTTGAGTTTTGAACGTTTATCTGAAAAGAATACTTGGTATCCAATGAAAGCGATGATGGCGCCGCCGCCTACCACCAAAATGATACGCTGTGTATTCCAAAATTTCTTTTTCCGAACGCGATCCATTGATCCTTGTGTACTGTTGTTTGAAGTTTGGTTGCTAAGTGGATGTTTGACTTCCATGGGTGCATTTGTTAATTCTGATGAATTTAAAATTTTTTAAACAATAATGGCTGTTAAAAACAACGCCTTGTCTGGCTCACGGTTCTCTAACCTAAACTAAAATCCTTCAATTGTATGTGTTCTTATGGCTGTATGAGTACTGTACCTCTCTTTATCCAATACCCGTGCCAGAACCATAAGTGATTGAATTTTAGACAATTATTCAAAAATACCATTTCTAATTTTGTCCGTTTTCGGACAAGCATTGTACGGCGGTGGACAGGATTAAAAAGTACGTATTTTCTTACTGATTGATTATGAGGGATTTTGTAACTTGGCACTCTTATTGGGTAAACTCCGTTAGCGTTTAAAACCCTCTGTAAACAACAATCGTATAAATACCTCATGCTTTCAGCCAAAATCCTCATTGTTGACGACGACGTAGATGTGCTTAGTGCTGCTAAACTGATGCTCAAACGCCATTTTAGTCAAATAGATATTGAAAAAAATCCGCAACGAATTCCATTTTTGGTCACCAACGGCGACTATGACGCGATTTTGCTGGACATGAACTTCACCCGCGACGTTATCAGTGGTAAAGAAGGATTTGATTGGCTCGACCGTATTTTAGACATTGACCCGCTGGCCGTAGTAGTTCTTTTTACGGCTTTCGGAAACGTAGAAATGGCCGTTCGTGCGATGAAATCAGGGGCGATGGATTTTGTTTTGAAGCCTTGGGAAAACGACAAACTGCTCGCTACCCTGCAAGCAGCCGTCCAAAAACGGGCAGAAAATAAAGCACATGCCAATGTGCAACCTACCTCCGCTACGCCCACCGCCCCGCCTAAAACCGTTGCCAAACCGACGCAATCCACTTTTTTGGCAACCAGCCCAATCATGCAGCAGCTGTATGCTACCGTTGAGCGCGTAGCTTCTACCGATGCAACAGTATTGATTTTGGGAGAAAACGGGACGGGAAAAAGTGATTTAGCCCAACTTCTTCACCAAAAATCCAACCGTACCGAAAAGCCATTCGTCACCGTCGATTTGGGAGCTATTCCCGAAAGTCTGTTTGAAAGTGAGCTTTTCGGAAGTGTCAAAGGAGCGTTTACTGATGCAAAAGAAGACCGCGCAGGACGGTTTGAAGAAGCCCACGGCGGAACGTTGTTTTTGGACGAAATCGGGAATTTATCACTTCCCATGCAAGCCAAATTACTTTCGGTCTTACAAAGCCGCCTCGTGACGCGCGTCGGCTCCAACAAGCCCAAACAAATCGACGTCCGCGTGATTTGTGCCACCAATCAGCCGCTCGCCCAAATGGTAGCTGAGCGTACTTTTCGCCAAGATTTACTATACCGTATCAATACCATTGAGCTTCGCCTTCCCCCACTTCGCGAGCGACCAGAAGACATTGTTCCGTTGGCGGAGTTGTTCTTAAAACAATACCGTCATCAGTACAAACGTGTGGTGACGGCGTTCAGTGCGGCCCTTGTCAAACAACTTCAACGCTACAATTGGCCTGGAAATGTGCGAGAATTGCGAAGTGCGGTAGAGCGGGCCATTATTTTGACCCAAAACTCTACCCTCCAGCCCGAAGATTTTTTCCAAAACGCCTTTACCGAAGCTTCTCAGTTCAATGAAACGTTTCAGTTGGAAGAAATGGAAAAACAACTGATTGTGAAGGCCATGAAGAAATACAACGGTAATATCACAGAAGTAGCGCGCGAATTGGGTCTTTCACGGCAAGCGTTGTATCGGCGCATGGAAAAATACGGACTATGAGACATTTCTCTATTGGTATTCTTTGGCGCATCGTCCTACTGGTATTTTTTGTTGGAATGGCGGTTTATTTCGGCAACAAAGAACAGTGGACGGCCGTATCGCTGCTTGGGATATTGGGGGCAGCCGCCATGTTTAATTTGTACCACTATGTCACGAACATCAACCGAAAACTGTCTCGTTTTTTTGAATCAGTTCGGTACTCTGATTTTGCGGTAAAATTCCGTTCAGACGACAAAATGGGGGATAGTTTTCGCGAAATTAATCAGCAGTTCAACGAAGTACTCGAAGCCTTTCGCATCGCTCGTGCCGAAAAGGAAGCCAATTTACAGTACCTCAACACCATCGTTCAGCAAATTAATACGGGTTTGATAAGTTTTGGCAGCGATGGTCGCGTCGAACTGGTCAACAGCGCAGCCCTAAAGATGCTGAGTATTTATCGCCTCCGCCAACTTGAAGATTTACAAGAACCTCATCCTCAACTATTTTCGCTTATATCAAACATTAAAACGGGAGTAAAACAACTCTACGAAACCCCCGACGACGAGTCGCTTTCGGTACAAGCAACCCAAATTCAACTACGGGGCAAAGTCCTTAGGATTGTGGTTCTTCAAAACATTCAGTCAGAACTCCAACAGAAAGAAGTGGAGGCTTGGCAAAACCTGACGCGCGTGCTTCGACACGAAATAATGAATTCGTTGGCGCCGATTTTGTCGTTGGTTGGAACCATGAAAGAGATTGTCCAATTGGACATTCAACCCGAAATCCCTGAAAACGAAGGACTTCAAGATTTGACCGAAGCACTCCAAACCATTGAAAAGCGCAGTACAGGGATTATTCAGTTTGTGAATGCTTACCGCGACTTCACGGCGCTGCCAAAACCCACTTTTGCCGAAATTTCGGTCAAGGAGCTTCTTCAGCGGGTGGTTCAGCTGTTCCAAAAAAGCTTACAAGAATCGTCGGTACAGTTAAACGTGAGCGTCGTTCCCGATACCCTTCTTCTTAATGCCGATGCTGATCAGATTGAGCAAGTTATTATCAACCTCATTAAAAACGCCATCGAAGCTTTGCAGGGCAACCCTGAACCTTTGATTACTGTCAAAGCCCATTCGGACATCAACCAACGAACCTACATTGAAGTCGCTGATAATGGTTCGGGCATCGAGCCTGAGGCATTGGAGCGTATTTTCATTCCGTTTTATACCACAAAAAAAACAGGCTCAGGGATTGGTCTGAGCCTATCAAGGCAAATTTTACAGCAACATGGCGGCTCACTTACGGCTACCTCAGAAGTTGGCGAAGGCACTTCGTTTGTGATGGCGCTGTAAGGATTATCCAAACAATCGTACAGGCTCAAACGCTTGGCCGAGCACCAAACGAGAATCCGCTTTGAGCCAGTCGTCGAGCAGCGTCGAATATATTTGACGAAAGTCTATTTTGTATTTTAAATCTCCGTTGTCCAAATCTGTCAAATCAGGCGCTTCCGACAGTACAGGCTTCGTAC contains:
- a CDS encoding efflux RND transporter periplasmic adaptor subunit; the protein is MDRVRKKKFWNTQRIILVVGGGAIIAFIGYQVFFSDKRSKLNVEADKLTVSSVSTGSFDEFIVVTGVVQPLKTIRLDAIVGGYVKEKIVEGGSMVSQGQVLLRLENQNLKLNFLQSETEASRLVNDLQNTRQQLRVNRFNMRRTLNDLDFRIDQAKDSYDRNQKLFKDKVIPESDFLKSKRDYELLVKQRDIETESQNYQEENAKMQISQLEGTLVRTQKNVELWRQTLDNLVVKAPVSGMLSSIDVEVGSNISQGQNIGQIDDLDGFKMRVAIDEHYISRIFVGLLGNFDFNGKEHALQITRIYPEVRNGRFEVDMSFPKGAPEGIKRGQSTPIRLELGKAEKAMLLPVGGFFSDTGGNWVYVLDNSGKRASKRNITLGRKNPEFYEVLEGLQPGEKVITSSYANFGDKEVLEMK
- a CDS encoding sigma-54 dependent transcriptional regulator, translated to MLSAKILIVDDDVDVLSAAKLMLKRHFSQIDIEKNPQRIPFLVTNGDYDAILLDMNFTRDVISGKEGFDWLDRILDIDPLAVVVLFTAFGNVEMAVRAMKSGAMDFVLKPWENDKLLATLQAAVQKRAENKAHANVQPTSATPTAPPKTVAKPTQSTFLATSPIMQQLYATVERVASTDATVLILGENGTGKSDLAQLLHQKSNRTEKPFVTVDLGAIPESLFESELFGSVKGAFTDAKEDRAGRFEEAHGGTLFLDEIGNLSLPMQAKLLSVLQSRLVTRVGSNKPKQIDVRVICATNQPLAQMVAERTFRQDLLYRINTIELRLPPLRERPEDIVPLAELFLKQYRHQYKRVVTAFSAALVKQLQRYNWPGNVRELRSAVERAIILTQNSTLQPEDFFQNAFTEASQFNETFQLEEMEKQLIVKAMKKYNGNITEVARELGLSRQALYRRMEKYGL
- a CDS encoding PAS domain-containing sensor histidine kinase; its protein translation is MRHFSIGILWRIVLLVFFVGMAVYFGNKEQWTAVSLLGILGAAAMFNLYHYVTNINRKLSRFFESVRYSDFAVKFRSDDKMGDSFREINQQFNEVLEAFRIARAEKEANLQYLNTIVQQINTGLISFGSDGRVELVNSAALKMLSIYRLRQLEDLQEPHPQLFSLISNIKTGVKQLYETPDDESLSVQATQIQLRGKVLRIVVLQNIQSELQQKEVEAWQNLTRVLRHEIMNSLAPILSLVGTMKEIVQLDIQPEIPENEGLQDLTEALQTIEKRSTGIIQFVNAYRDFTALPKPTFAEISVKELLQRVVQLFQKSLQESSVQLNVSVVPDTLLLNADADQIEQVIINLIKNAIEALQGNPEPLITVKAHSDINQRTYIEVADNGSGIEPEALERIFIPFYTTKKTGSGIGLSLSRQILQQHGGSLTATSEVGEGTSFVMAL